The Ignavibacteriales bacterium DNA segment TAAAAGGAAGTATCCCGAAGGATTTTTCATAACGTTCAGTTACGTCTGCAAATTTAAAATACCTTGCCATCATCTGAAAAGAATGGCAAATAAAAAAAATATACTTTTTCCGATCCGAATTATTTTCATTGAATGACCAAAGGTTATCGAGCAATTTAAAATAATCTGAATCCCACTTTTTCCCCTCTCCCTCAAAAGGGCTTCCCGGGCCTCCGGAAGAAATATAAATATCAAAATCTGTTGATGGAATTTCATCTTTGTAACGAGTATCAAAAACTTCATAGGCTATGGGAGTATTATTAATAAGGCGGTCTTGTGCGGAGACAATTTCTTTTATACAGCGCATTCCTTCATTGCGCTCATTATTGTATAGGTCTATTATCGCCACATTAATTTCTTTGCTGCTCATTTATTCCTTTTGTTTTTTGTTATTAGTTTCTTCCAAACCAACGTGGGTTTCTTCAATGATATAATCCACAACGGATTTCGTATCATAAGTCTGTTCCCAAACATCAAGCTGCCTGTCTGCGCCTGTCCCGGTTTTGAGAATATTCATTACATAATTTATTTCTTCTCTCGAACCAAGTTCATCAACAACGTCATCAACAAAAGCAAGAAGTTCTTCAACAAGTGAGCTGAATGGAACTTCCTCTTTTTTCCCGAAGTCAATTAATTTGCCTTGAATTCCATAACGGGCAGCACGCCATTTATTTTCAGCAATAAGTGCGCGGCGGTAAAGTCTGAAACCAAGATTTTGTTTGATGAGTTTATAAAGTTTAACTACAACAGCTTGCATTAAAGCGGCGAGTGAAATTGTTTCATCAACCCGCATGGGAATATCACAAACTCTAAATTCTAATGTTTCAAAAACAGGATGAACGCGAATATCCCACCAAATCTTTTTGCCGTTATCAATACAGTTGGTCTTGACAAGTAGTTTTACATAATTATCATATTCAGCAAGGCTTCCGAAATAATCGGGAATTCCGGTGCGTGGAAATCTATCAAATACTTTGCTTCGATATGATTTGAATCCGGTATTTCTTCCAAGCCAGAATGGTGAATTGGTTGACAGAGCAAAAATGTGCGGTAAAAAATATCTTGCTGCATTCATTATGTGAATAGCGGTTTCTCTATCATCCAATCCAACATGAACATGTAAACCAAAAATCAAATTTGCTCGTGCAACTTGCTGCATATCTTCGATAATTTCTTTATATCGCGGATGGACAGTAATTCGTTGATCTTTCCAGTGAGAAAAGGGGTGGGTTCCTGCGGCTGCAATTCTTAGTCCTTTTGATTTTGCAAGCGCTGCAATCTTTTTACGAAGATTAGTAACCTGCACACGAGCATCTTTTATATCCTTGCAAATATCTGTCCCCATTTCAACAACGGATTGATGCATTTCAGGTTTAACATTTTCAGCAAGGATTAATTTCCCGTCTTCCATAATTTGCTGAATGTGTGAGCGAAGTTCTCTTGTTTCAGGATCAACTATCTGAAATTCTTCTTCTATCCCGAGTGTAAATAGATTTCCCTTTGTCATTTATTTCTCTTTCAAAAAATATTATGAATGATTAATAAAATATCATTTAAGCGGTTTATCGTTTGCATAATGCTTTATGAACTCACCCCAGGTTAAATTATTCTGATTCGGCTTGTGTGCCTTCGCCCTTCTGATAGCCATATTAGCGGCGGCTTCAACAATCCACTCGAAATTTTCCTGCCCGACAGAATTTACGTCAGCATCCGGGGCGGGGTTGCAGAAATCTATTGCGTACGGCACTCCGTCCCTGACGGCAAGCTCAACGGTATTAAAATCATATCCTAAATAATTATTTATCTTTAATACAATCTCCTTTAATTGATCCAGAAATTTTTTCTCGAAAGGTTTCGGATTTTGCACGTATCTTAAATGGTGAGGCTGTTTCGGGTCATATTGCATTATGTGAACGTCACGGCGGTCAAGACAGTAACATCTAAAGTATTCAGTGAAAATTATTTCTTCCTGCAGCATCATCACAAGCTGTCCTGTTTCGTTGTAAGCTTTGAAAAAATCTTCAGCATTATTAAGCTTATAAACATTTTTCCAGCCGCCGCCGGCAAATGGTTTGAAGTAAGCAGAAAAACCGACATATTCGAATATCGCTTCCCAATTCCACGGATAAGCAAGATTTCTAAATGAATTTGAATTAGTGTCAGGTGGGTGTTGATTAGAGGGAAGCAGAACTGTTTTTGGAACAGCGACACCAATTTTAGTTGATAAGGCATTGTTAAAAAATTTTTCATCTGCGCTCCACCAAAATGGATTGTTGATAACGGCAGTGCCTGTCAATGCTGCATTTTTCAAAAACCCTCTGTAAAACGGCACGTCCTGAGAAATTCTATCAATGATAATATCATAACCGCAAGGTTCGCCCTGTACAACTTTATCGAGGCTGACAAATTCTGCTGAAATACCTTCCTCTTTTTTAGCATTTATTCTTTCAACAAATGCTGGAGGAAAAGTATTTTCTTGTCCAAACAAAATCCCTATTTTTTTCATATTTAAGTCCTCTTATTGACTAATTGTTTAATATTATTTGAAATCAAAATTGATTTTATATTTAGAGCAATAATCATTTTTCGGAAGGTCAATTTTCTAATTCAAATATATGAAATAAAATATTGTTTTCAATAATTTTACTGATAAATGGTTTTAAATTCTCCTTGTCTTGCTTATAAAAACGAAACAATTTCGTGAAATACAAACTGATTATTTAATTATATTAGTATAAAAAAATTATGACACTAACTCAATTAGAATACGCAATAGCTGTTTATAATTATAAAAGTTTTTCAAAAGCTGCTGAACATTGTTTTGTAACTCAGCCAACATTGAGCATGCAAATTCAAAAACTTGAAGATATACTTGGTGCTCAAATATTTAATCGCTCTAAAAATCCAGTTGAACCAACCAAAATTGGTGTGAGAATAATTGAACAAGCAAGGATTATTATTCAACAAAAAGATGAGCTGCAAAGAATTTTAGCTGAAGAAAAGGGAGACTATAGCGGGCGAATTAAAATCGGTATTATTCCAACAATCGCTCCGTATTTACTGCCGCTGTTTCTTAAATCATTCATTAACAAATTTCCAAAGATTGAACTAATTATTGATGAACTCACTACGAGTGAAATCATATCAGGACTTAATAAATCCGTTCTTGATTTAGGAATTCTTGCTCTGCCGATAAATGATTTTAACATTGTTGAGGAGAGTCTTTATCTTGAACCGTTTGTTAGTTTTATCCCAAAAGAGCACAAGCTTTTTCTAAAGAAATCATTACAAGCAGAAGATATTTATTCAACCGATTTGCTTCTTTTAAAGGAGGGGCATTGCTTAAGGGATCAGATTTTAAAAATATGTCGAAGTTCTGAAAACGACTGGAATACAAGATCAAAAAAAATCTTATTTGAATTCGGAAATCTCGACACATTAATTTCTCTTGTTAAGCAAAATTTTGGTATTACTCTATTACCAAAATTGTCGCTTCTATATTTAAAAAGCGAAGACGATAAAAATCTTGTTCGTCCGTTTGAAGATCCTGTCCCCGTCCGTGAAGTAGGAATGGTTTACAGCAAGGGGTTTATTAAACAGCATATCACTCATGCTATCAAAAATGAAATTCTACTAACTTTGCCTGAATCTCTTAAAACAAAAAACAACACTAAAATTGTCTGATAAATATGTACACAACTAAAGCTAAAATTAATTTTTATGATTGCGACCCTGCTGGCATAATGTTCTTTGGAAATGTTTACAAATTATGTCATTCTGTTTATGAGGATTTTATTAATTCTTTACCGCTTGATTTTGATTTTTGGGGTGGAAATGATTTTGCAGTTCCAATATTGCATAGTGAAGCTGACTATCTTCAGCCGTTGAAAACAGGGGATGAAATAAGTATTGAAATGTCAGTTCTATTATTAAAAAAATATATGTATGAACTTTATTTTGAAATTAAAAATAATAATGGGGAATTATGCGACCGTGTTAAAACCACTCACATTTTTATTGACAGGGAGACAAAAAAGAAAATTGAAATGAATGATAAAATTTTCAACGCCCTGAAGAAGCATCTAAAATAAATCGCCTTCATTTTTAGACATATACATTTGGATTATTTTTTTGCGTAAAACTTTTCCAAGCGATGATTTCGGAAGTGAATCAAAAATATGAAACTCTTTTGGAATTTTATAATCAGCTATGTATTCTCGTAAATTCGACTTCATTTTTTCGAAATCTATTCTAATATTCTCATATGGGACAATTGCAGCAATTGTTCTCTGCCCCCATTTTTTATCATTGATTGGAAATACACAAACCTCTTTTATACCTGGAAAAATTTTAATGGCTGCTTCAACTTCAAATGGATTTATATTTTCTCCACCCGAAACAATTAAATCAGATCTTCGACCTTTGATAAATAAATATCCATCTTCATCAAGATAACCAACATCTCCAGAATAATATACTCCATTTGATAATTTTTGTGAAGTTGCTTCTGAATCAAATAAATATCTGTTAAATAATGTCTCGCCCTTCACGGTAATTTCTCCAGATGTATTTGCAGGAAGTTTTTTCCCGCTCTCATCGCCAATAATTATAACATTTGGTGGGATGGGCTTTCCAGCAGAACCACTTTTAAATTTGAATTCAGCGGGCGTGAGAATGGAAATGAATGATGCGGTTTCTGTTGATCCATAAACTTTGTGAATATTCCATCCAAGAGTAATCGCAGATGCGATCAAATCGGTGTCAATCCTACCCCCACCAATCAATACGATTCGTAATTCCGGATTTGGCGAAATCTTTTTATCCACAAATTCTTTTAGTTGAGGTGACACAAGTGATAAGAGAGATGGTTTTTCTTCTTGAATACTAGTTCCAATTGATTCCACAGATAAATCGTCCGGTAATATTAGAGTGCATCCTGCGAATAAAGCACGTGTAAAAATTGAAAATCCCCCAATGTGATAGAATGGTAAACTTGCCAGCCATTTATCATCTTCGGATTGATGAAGAATCTGATCTGCGGATTTAAAACTCTGATACAAACTATTGAATGACAACTCCACTGCTTTTGGTTTTGAGGTTGAACCGGAAGTAAAAATTATTACAGCAGGATAGGATAGATTAAACTGTTCATTCTTTTTTTTGACAGGTAATTCTGAGCTTAAAATAATTTCTAAGCAAGGTTTGGAAAATTCAGAAAATATTTTTTTTTGTGAAGAAGAAATTAAAACGATTTTACAAAAAACAATTTGATTTTCAATTTCAGCTTTAGTTAATCTTGTGTTTATTAAAACCGGTATGGCTTCAATCTGCCACAGAGCCAAAATCGAAACAATAAATTCCAGATTGTTTTCCGAGAGAACAGCCGCGTAATCTCCCTTACTTATTTTTCTTTCAAAAAGAATTTTCTGAAATTGCATTACCCGAGAACTGATTGCAGAAAAATCAAAACTATTTCCGCCGGATTTAATTCTGAAGGATGGATGAATTAGGATTTTTTTTGTCGTAAGATTGCTCTCAATATTCATTAAACAATTAACCCGATTGAAAACAAAAGCCCGAACAGTGCTGATTCTTTTGCAGTAAGTTCAAGAGCTTTATTTAATTCATCCGCGTTTTTTGAATTTAACATTTTTATCAACTTTAAAATTATTGGCAAACTGATTAACGGAAGAAGTATGAAAAAATGATAATCAAACAATACAAAAAATATTAATGGTACCAGAAATGCAAACAAACTTAGAATCAAGTATTGGTAAAAAGAAAAGATTTCACCAAGTTTAACTGCGAGTGTGTATTTACCGGCTTCTTTATCTTCTTTAATGTCTCTGTAATTATTTACAACAAGAATATTAGTGATCAATGCTCCAACAGGGATTGAAGCGATTATAGATTCAACAGTAATATTCTGATGATGTAAAAAATAAGTGCCGCAAGTTCCAACCAACCCAAAAAAAATAAAAACGAATACATCACCAAGCCCATTGTAAGCAAGCGGAAATGGTCCCGCTGTATAAGCCAATCCAGCCAAGATCGAAACCATTCCAACAATTAATATCACCCAGCTTGTTGAGTAAACGAGATATAAACCAAGCAGAAATGCTGAGGAGAAAACTAAAATTATTCCAATAGTCATTTCTTTTTTTGATATTAATTGGCTAACAAGCACGCGCAAAGGACCTTTTCTATTTTCATTATCTGCCCCCTTTAAATAATCATAAAGATCATTTGTAAAATTTGTTCCAACCTGAATTAGAATGGAACATAGAAAAGCTACGAAGGAGTAAATAAAATTAAATTTTCCATCATGTACAGCAAGAGCTGAGCCAACCATTACAGGAACAAGCGCAGCCGGCAGAGTACGTGGTCTGCTTGCAAGAATCCAACTTTGAAATTTTGAAATATTTAGTTGCCGATTTATCATTTGCGACTTACGGCAGCTTCGGATATTTTTTAAAATCAGGCTTTCGTTTTTCGTTGTACGCTTTTTTGCCTTCTTGAGCTTCCTCACTCATATAATAAAGGAGGGTAGCGTTTCCGGCAAGTTCTTGAATACCAGCCTGTCCATCAAGTTCTGCATTGAATGCTGATTTCAGAAGCCTGATAGACATTGGACTATGCTGTAGAATTTCCTTTGCCCAATTTACACCCTCCTCTTCAAGTTTATCGAGCGGGACAACTTTATTTATTAATCCCATTTGTAAAGCTTCCTCAGCATTGTATTGCCTGCATAAGTACCAGATTTCACGGGCTTTTTTTTGTCCAACTAATCTTGCAAGATAACTTGAACCAAATCCTCCGTCAAAGCTGCCTACTTTTGGACCGGTCTGACCAAAAATTGCATTATCGGCTGCGATTGTCAAATCACAAATAACATGTAATACATGTCCGCCGCCAACGGCATAGCCAGCGACAAGGGCGATTACAGCTTTCGGAATGCTTCTTATAAGTTTTTGAAGGTCAAGAACATTTAATCTTGGAACACCATCCTTGCCGACATAACCTTTGTCACCACGGATGCTTTGGTCCCCGCCGGAACAAAAAGCATATTTTCCATCTTCAGCAGGGCCGTTGCCTGTGAGCAGAATAACTCCAATTGATTGATCTTCGCGGGCATCAGAGAAAGCCTCATACATTTGAAATACTGTCTCAGGACGGAAAGCATTTCGCTTTTCAGGTCGGTTAATAGTAATCTTTGCGATACCATCAAATTTTTCATAAATAATATCAGAGTAATCTTTTACTTTAGCCCAGTGATGTTTCATTGTTTCCTTTTTAAATATTTATTCAAAAATAAAGAAATGTTTTGAAACTATAACTTCATAAGAAATGAATTTAAAACTTCACAAAATTTATTTGGATTTTCGAGATGTGTATTGTGTCCGGTACCTTCAATGCTAACATGCTGCGAGAAGGGAAGTAGTTCGGACATCAATTTATTTATTTCAGAAAATTTAGTATCGGATGATCCTGTAATCAAAAGTGTTTTTTTATTTAAATCTTTTAGCTCACTAAATAGTACCGGCATTGCACCAGTACCGAAGCCAATCAAAGAGTTTGCAAGTCCAACCGGGTTATTTTTAAGTTTAGCGTTTCTAATTTCATCTAAGGTTATTTTATCAAGTTTTGTCTGTGAATCAAATAAATCAAGATTCATCCAGTAATCAACAAATTCAGAAACTGGATGATTCAAGATAAATTGAGCAAGTTCATTATCTTTTTGAACTCGCATTTGCCGTTCACTCTCATTTAATATACCGGCAGTTGAACTTTCGAGAATCAGTGCTTCGACGAGATTAGGATTATGAATGCTAAAATTTAGTGCCGCTCTGCCCCCCATTGAATAACCGCATAAAATAATTTTATTTTTACGAAAATATTTAATACCAGCTTTGATTATTTCTGAAATAAAATCAATATTATAATAAGATAAATCAGCCGGGCTGCTAGTTTCGCCATGCCCGATTAAATCAATTGCAGCGAGATTATATTTCCCATCAATAAGATTAGTGATTCTCTTCCAGTCGTTAGAATTTCCGCTAAAACCATGCAGGAATAGTATCAAATCATCTTGAGGATTGTAAAATCGTAAAAGGTTTAAGTTGATGAAAATATCTCTGTATGCAATTTTCATTTTTCGATAAAATGCAAAATGCTTATCAACGTAGTCCAGTATTTATTTCTGAGTGTAAGCGATAGTTTGGCATCTGTTTTTATTTCGAGCACAGTAAGCTGTTTTATTTTGAGGGCTTTTTTAATTTCAACTTCCAGATGAGTCCAGCTTTTAATTGCCGTATGCCTGCAGTGAAATGCAGTTACTATTTTCTTGAAATTCAAATTATGTTTTGAGAGAAAATATTTTTCGAACTCATATTTATATTTAGCGATAGGTAGAACTTCAAATATTCTGCCGCCGAAATTATTTATCAATATTACTACAATTGGAATTGTATTTTTTATTGATATTAATAATGAGTTTATGTCATAATAAAATGCCAGATCGCCTGATATAAGTATTGCAGGTTTTTTATCTGCTGCAGCAATACCGAGCGCTGTTGATGTAATGCCGTCAATTCCACTTGCCCCGCGGTTAAAAAATATGTTCAAATTGCTGCTTGATAATAAAGTGAAATAGTCGAAATCTCGTATTGGCATACTGTTGGACAGCATTATTGAAGAATTGGATTTGATAGAGTTTAGTACAACCTCTGAAACTTTACATTCATTTGGAAAATTTGAATTGCTGATGATTTTATTTTTTAATAATCCAGCGGCTCTGTCCGCTTCCTGAATGTATTCAATCCAATTTTTATTAATTCTATTTAGTTTATTCACCGGAAGTGCATCTAGTAATTTGCAGCAGAATAGGCTGGGGTTAACTGCAAATACGCTCTTTGTTTTTTTTGCAGGATCGAAACAATCTCCGAACTCATTTATTAAATATTTAACAGCATTCGTTTTTTCAAAAAAGATTTCTAATCCTTTGGAGGTTACAGTTCTTCCAAAGTGAAGAATCAATTCAGGGTCGAATTTGATTAAAAAAATTTCTGAACGAAGCAGCGCATCATAATTAGTTATTAAATTATTACAATCAATATTTCCAAATCGCAAGCCTGAAAGAGCATCGGCAAAAATCGGGTAGCCAAGTATGGCTGATAATTTTATCAGATTAAATTTATTCTGCTCGTTAAAAGATTCCGGTCCTGCAATTAAAATTCCTCTTTGTGATGTATTGATTGACTTTAAAATTTCTTCGAAGGAAACTGATTGATTTAATTTATTGTTACTATTGATTGAACTTCGTTTTAAAACAACTTCCTTCGACTGAAATTCAGGATAAAATTTATTATCAAAGTCATCTGTAAAAGAATTTTTCTCAAAAGGTTTTCTAAAAGGAAAATTTATGTGAACAGGACCGCGATCTCTGAAAGCAGAAATCTTAAAAGCATTTATTGCGATATTTCTTATCGCGACAAGTTTTCCGGGAGATAACTGTGGTAAGCCTGGATTGCAAAACCATCTAATGTGATTATGATACAAATCATTTTGATTTATTGCTTGATTTGCCCCCACGTTTTGCAATTCGGGGGGACGGTCAGCGGTACAAATTATTAGCGGCACTCGCTGCTGATAAGCTTCTACTATTGCCGGATGTAATTCAACGGCGGCGGTGCCTGAAGTACAGACTACTGTTACCGGGGTTTGCGTTCGTTTTGCTAAACCAAGCGCAAAGAAGGCAGAACTCCTTTCATCAATTATAAAATAACTTTTAATTTTTTTACTGGAGGAAAATGCCTGTATTAGTGGTGTATTTCGCGAGCCGGGTGATATGCAGCAATGTTTTACACCGAGAATTTCAAGCTGTTTGACAAATATTTCAGCCCACAGAAAATTTCGGTTAACTTTTATTTTCATTATTGAAAAGGGAAACTATCGTGTGTAATTTCAATTCCGTTTCTTTAAACTCATCTTCGGGCTCAGAATCCTGCACAATACCGCTGCCTGCGTAAGCATAAAGAGTATGATTAATTTGTAGTGCGGATCGAAGTGATATAACAAATTCAGCTTCACCTAAAAGATTAAACCAGCCAATAATTCCAGAATATAGTCCGCGTTTTTGTTCTTCAAGTTTTTTAATCAAATGGATTGCGTTTTCTTTTGGAACTCCGCATACGGCAGGGGTTGGAAATAATTCTTTCAAAGTTGAAAACAAAGATTCATCCTTTTTTAAAGTTACCCGGAACGATGTGCTGATATGCTGTATGTTGGGTAATTTTTTCGCCGTCAATGGATTTTCGATATTAATATTGACTGTAATAGGTGTTAAAACATTTTTAATGTATTCAACAAC contains these protein-coding regions:
- a CDS encoding carboxylate-amine ligase, giving the protein MTKGNLFTLGIEEEFQIVDPETRELRSHIQQIMEDGKLILAENVKPEMHQSVVEMGTDICKDIKDARVQVTNLRKKIAALAKSKGLRIAAAGTHPFSHWKDQRITVHPRYKEIIEDMQQVARANLIFGLHVHVGLDDRETAIHIMNAARYFLPHIFALSTNSPFWLGRNTGFKSYRSKVFDRFPRTGIPDYFGSLAEYDNYVKLLVKTNCIDNGKKIWWDIRVHPVFETLEFRVCDIPMRVDETISLAALMQAVVVKLYKLIKQNLGFRLYRRALIAENKWRAARYGIQGKLIDFGKKEEVPFSSLVEELLAFVDDVVDELGSREEINYVMNILKTGTGADRQLDVWEQTYDTKSVVDYIIEETHVGLEETNNKKQKE
- a CDS encoding hydrogen peroxide-inducible genes activator, giving the protein MTLTQLEYAIAVYNYKSFSKAAEHCFVTQPTLSMQIQKLEDILGAQIFNRSKNPVEPTKIGVRIIEQARIIIQQKDELQRILAEEKGDYSGRIKIGIIPTIAPYLLPLFLKSFINKFPKIELIIDELTTSEIISGLNKSVLDLGILALPINDFNIVEESLYLEPFVSFIPKEHKLFLKKSLQAEDIYSTDLLLLKEGHCLRDQILKICRSSENDWNTRSKKILFEFGNLDTLISLVKQNFGITLLPKLSLLYLKSEDDKNLVRPFEDPVPVREVGMVYSKGFIKQHITHAIKNEILLTLPESLKTKNNTKIV
- a CDS encoding acyl-CoA thioesterase; its protein translation is MYTTKAKINFYDCDPAGIMFFGNVYKLCHSVYEDFINSLPLDFDFWGGNDFAVPILHSEADYLQPLKTGDEISIEMSVLLLKKYMYELYFEIKNNNGELCDRVKTTHIFIDRETKKKIEMNDKIFNALKKHLK
- the menE gene encoding o-succinylbenzoate--CoA ligase; translated protein: MNIESNLTTKKILIHPSFRIKSGGNSFDFSAISSRVMQFQKILFERKISKGDYAAVLSENNLEFIVSILALWQIEAIPVLINTRLTKAEIENQIVFCKIVLISSSQKKIFSEFSKPCLEIILSSELPVKKKNEQFNLSYPAVIIFTSGSTSKPKAVELSFNSLYQSFKSADQILHQSEDDKWLASLPFYHIGGFSIFTRALFAGCTLILPDDLSVESIGTSIQEEKPSLLSLVSPQLKEFVDKKISPNPELRIVLIGGGRIDTDLIASAITLGWNIHKVYGSTETASFISILTPAEFKFKSGSAGKPIPPNVIIIGDESGKKLPANTSGEITVKGETLFNRYLFDSEATSQKLSNGVYYSGDVGYLDEDGYLFIKGRRSDLIVSGGENINPFEVEAAIKIFPGIKEVCVFPINDKKWGQRTIAAIVPYENIRIDFEKMKSNLREYIADYKIPKEFHIFDSLPKSSLGKVLRKKIIQMYMSKNEGDLF
- a CDS encoding 1,4-dihydroxy-2-naphthoate polyprenyltransferase, translated to MINRQLNISKFQSWILASRPRTLPAALVPVMVGSALAVHDGKFNFIYSFVAFLCSILIQVGTNFTNDLYDYLKGADNENRKGPLRVLVSQLISKKEMTIGIILVFSSAFLLGLYLVYSTSWVILIVGMVSILAGLAYTAGPFPLAYNGLGDVFVFIFFGLVGTCGTYFLHHQNITVESIIASIPVGALITNILVVNNYRDIKEDKEAGKYTLAVKLGEIFSFYQYLILSLFAFLVPLIFFVLFDYHFFILLPLISLPIILKLIKMLNSKNADELNKALELTAKESALFGLLFSIGLIV
- the menB gene encoding 1,4-dihydroxy-2-naphthoyl-CoA synthase produces the protein MKHHWAKVKDYSDIIYEKFDGIAKITINRPEKRNAFRPETVFQMYEAFSDAREDQSIGVILLTGNGPAEDGKYAFCSGGDQSIRGDKGYVGKDGVPRLNVLDLQKLIRSIPKAVIALVAGYAVGGGHVLHVICDLTIAADNAIFGQTGPKVGSFDGGFGSSYLARLVGQKKAREIWYLCRQYNAEEALQMGLINKVVPLDKLEEEGVNWAKEILQHSPMSIRLLKSAFNAELDGQAGIQELAGNATLLYYMSEEAQEGKKAYNEKRKPDFKKYPKLP
- the menH gene encoding 2-succinyl-6-hydroxy-2,4-cyclohexadiene-1-carboxylate synthase produces the protein MKIAYRDIFINLNLLRFYNPQDDLILFLHGFSGNSNDWKRITNLIDGKYNLAAIDLIGHGETSSPADLSYYNIDFISEIIKAGIKYFRKNKIILCGYSMGGRAALNFSIHNPNLVEALILESSTAGILNESERQMRVQKDNELAQFILNHPVSEFVDYWMNLDLFDSQTKLDKITLDEIRNAKLKNNPVGLANSLIGFGTGAMPVLFSELKDLNKKTLLITGSSDTKFSEINKLMSELLPFSQHVSIEGTGHNTHLENPNKFCEVLNSFLMKL
- the menD gene encoding 2-succinyl-5-enolpyruvyl-6-hydroxy-3-cyclohexene-1-carboxylic-acid synthase, with protein sequence MKIKVNRNFLWAEIFVKQLEILGVKHCCISPGSRNTPLIQAFSSSKKIKSYFIIDERSSAFFALGLAKRTQTPVTVVCTSGTAAVELHPAIVEAYQQRVPLIICTADRPPELQNVGANQAINQNDLYHNHIRWFCNPGLPQLSPGKLVAIRNIAINAFKISAFRDRGPVHINFPFRKPFEKNSFTDDFDNKFYPEFQSKEVVLKRSSINSNNKLNQSVSFEEILKSINTSQRGILIAGPESFNEQNKFNLIKLSAILGYPIFADALSGLRFGNIDCNNLITNYDALLRSEIFLIKFDPELILHFGRTVTSKGLEIFFEKTNAVKYLINEFGDCFDPAKKTKSVFAVNPSLFCCKLLDALPVNKLNRINKNWIEYIQEADRAAGLLKNKIISNSNFPNECKVSEVVLNSIKSNSSIMLSNSMPIRDFDYFTLLSSSNLNIFFNRGASGIDGITSTALGIAAADKKPAILISGDLAFYYDINSLLISIKNTIPIVVILINNFGGRIFEVLPIAKYKYEFEKYFLSKHNLNFKKIVTAFHCRHTAIKSWTHLEVEIKKALKIKQLTVLEIKTDAKLSLTLRNKYWTTLISILHFIEK
- a CDS encoding chorismate-binding protein codes for the protein MREHNFVVEYIKNVLTPITVNINIENPLTAKKLPNIQHISTSFRVTLKKDESLFSTLKELFPTPAVCGVPKENAIHLIKKLEEQKRGLYSGIIGWFNLLGEAEFVISLRSALQINHTLYAYAGSGIVQDSEPEDEFKETELKLHTIVSLFNNENKS